Proteins encoded together in one Porites lutea chromosome 2, jaPorLute2.1, whole genome shotgun sequence window:
- the LOC140928818 gene encoding alpha-2-macroglobulin receptor-associated protein-like, producing MASFAVLSWLFVIFVVFQGCLGKLNGDEENPFRIKKLSMIWKKAQNKMSERKLSEFRRFLELQDRAEIRWKELKANGGDEDGEMEAMLRRKFSRLLERFGLDHLVDDGNEIKDNTAGHGDKRLNELWESVQKEGKFSADELDDLETEFNHHREKLKEYKHLLNILEDQGSLSENSVYSQGIMKDDDVENLHVKLQDTHETLTKNFARLKEKVTGEKEEKLFRDPRVNELWERAKDGGISEDELESFKNELHHFDHKILKHKHFEEEARDSKRLLKDGHQHLQDKHDSLVKKAKEHGRWVKKMHSTLMDKVTTKTEL from the exons ATGGCGTCGTTTGCGGTATTGTCGTGGTTGTTTGTGATTTTTGTGGTTTTCCAGGGCTGTCTTGGTAAGCTTAACGGTGATGAAGAGAATCCATTTCGAATAAAGAAGCTCAGCATGATATGGAAAAAGGCTCAAAACAAAATGTCAGAACGAAAATTGAGTGAGTTTCGCCGATTCCTCGAGCTGCAAGACCGAGCAGAAATCAGGTGGAAAGAATTAAAAGCCAACGGTGGAGACGAAGATGGTGAAATGGAAGCGATGCTAAGGCGCAAATTTTCTCGTTTGCTGGAACGATTTGGCTTGGATCACTTAGTTGACGATGGGAACGAAATCAAGGACAACACGGCGGGACATGGCGATAAACGCTTGAACGAGTTGTGGGAGTCTGTCCAAAAGGAAG gaaAATTCAGTGCTGATGAGCTTGATGATCTTGAAACTGAATTTAACCACCACAGAGAGAAGCTGAAAGAATACAAACatcttttaaacattttagaggACCAGGGCAGTCTCTCTGAAAACTCTGTTTACTCTCAGGGGATAATGAAAGACGATGATGTTGAAAACTTACATGTCAAACTTCAAGACACTCATGAAACACTGACTAAAAACTTTGCCAGGTTGAAGGAGAAAGTGACAGGGGAGAAAGAGGAGAAGTTGTTCCGAGATCCTCGTGTAAATGAACTATGGGAAAGAGCTAAGGATGGCGGGATTAGTGAAGATGAACTGGAATCTTTTAAG AATGAACTGCATCACTTTGATCACAAGATACTGAAACACAAGCATTTTGAAGAGGAAGCCAGGGATTCTAAACGTCTTTTGAAGGATGGACATCAGCATCTTCAAGACAAACATGACTCACTAGTAAAAAAGGCCAAGGAGCATGGCCGATGG GTAAAGAAAATGCATTCAACCTTAATGGACAAAGTAACCACCAAGACTGAGCTGTAG
- the LOC140927095 gene encoding uncharacterized protein, which produces MTERSRIEYHEQQLSIATEVGDRAGQGRAYGNLGNAYDSLGQFQQAIEYNKQCLTIAIEVGDRAGQGRAYGNLGNAYDSLGQFQQAIEYHKQDLSIAIEVGDRAGQGRAYGNLGNAYHSLGQFQQAIEYNKQCLTIAIEVGDRAGQGRAYGNLGNAYHRLSQFQQAIEYHKQRLAIAIEVGDRAGQGGAYGNLGNAYHSLGQFQQAIEYHKQDLSIAIEVGYRAGQGRAYGNLGNAYHSLGQFQQAIEYHKQDLSIAIEVGDRAGQGRAYGNLGNAYHSLGQFQQAIEYHKQDLSIAIEVGDRAGQGRAYGSLGNAYQSLGQFQHAIEYHKQCLTIAIEVGDRAGQGGAYGNLGNAYHSLGQFQQAIEYHKQRLAIAIEVGDRAGQGGAYGNLGNAYHSLCQFQQAIEYHKQRLAIAIEVGDRAGQGRAYGNLGNAYDSLGQFQQAIEYHKQDLSIAIEIGDRAGQGRAYGNLGNAYHSLGQFQQAIEYHKQDLSIAIEVGDRAGQGGAYGNLGNAYHSLGQFQQAIEYHKQDLSIAIEVGDRAGQGRAYGNLGNAYHSLGQFQQAIEYHKQRLAIAIEVGDRAGQGGAYGNLGNAYHSLGQFQQAIEYHKQRLAIAIEVGDRAGQGGAYSNLGNAYHSLGQFQQAIEYHKQDLTIAIEVGDRAGQGRAYGNLGNAYHSLGQFQQAIEYHKQDLSIAIEVGDRAGQGGAYGNLGNAYHSLGQFQQAIEYHKQDLSIAIEVGDRAGQGGAYGNLGNAYHSLGQFQQAIEYHKQDLSIAIEVGDRAGQGGAYGNLGNAYHSLGQFQQAIEYHKQCLTIAIEVGDRAGQGRAYGNLGNAYHSLGQFQQAIKYHKEDLSIAIEVGDRAGQGRAYGNLGNAYHSLGQFQQAIEYHKQDLSIAIEVGYRAGQGRAYGNLGNAYHSLGQFQQAIEYHKQDLSIAIEVGDRAGQGRAYGNLGNAYHSLGQFQQAIEYHKQRLAIAIEVGDRAGQGGAYSNLGNAYHSLGQFQQAIEYHKQDLTIAIEVGDRAGQGRAYGNLGNAYHSLGQFQQAIEYHKQDLSIAIEVGDRAGQGGAYGNLGNAYHSLGQFQQAIEYHKQDLSIAIEVGDRAGQGGAYGNLGNAYHSLGQFQQAIEYHKQDLSIAIEVGDRAGQGGAYGNLGNAYHSLGQFQQAIEYHKQCLTIAIEVGDRAGQGRAYGNLGNAYHSLGQFQQAIKYHKEDLSIAIEVGDRAGQGRAYGNLGNAYHSLGQFQQAIEYHKQDLSIAIEVGYRAGQGRAYGNLGNAYHSLGQFQQAIEYHKQDLSIAIEVGDRAGQGRAYGNLGNAYHSLGQFQQAIEYHKQRLAIAIEVGDRAGQGGAYGNLGNAYHSLGQFQQAIEYHKQRLAIAIEVGDRAGQGRAYANLGNGYLNLQDFLQSMKHHKKSLSIRIEVGDRNGEGTVYRLLGSDYESLCDFEGAIEHYKQSLSIAKEVGNRCGEGYTYASLGRAYRSLKQFQQAIEYHKQQLKIAKEVADMFLEGMAYEYLGKTLMLSGSLDEAVVHFKFSVKTLDTIRESFISEDACKISFRKHFISSYRYLCQVLIGLQKTDEALYAAERGRAGALLDALKINYGFTSLSPISNETEEDFTYISRNISVLTMFIALDEETISLWVLGKKTNAIFRQAVLKSGGAHEDPFDALLNNSLNKIGTGRDVRCENRSLDVLSDKSTSSTRGDDKTSIPSHENNDWLQPLHDIVFGPIEDLLDGDELVVVPDGALCLAPWTALSETLRIRIIPSLTSLKVIRDSSSEYHSKTGALLVGDPCLRKVTNKRDKPIYDQLKFAKKEVEMIGKLLNSHPLTGEAATKEEVLRRIDSVALIHIAAHGGQETGEIALAPNPEWQSKTLIPTKEDYMLKMSDLQAIKLRARLVVLSCCHSGQGEVSSEGVVGMARAFLFAGARSVLASLWAIDDEATMVFMECFYQHLRVGESVSTALQKAMKRLRDSDDFSSPKYWAPFVLIGDDVTIEFDVNR; this is translated from the coding sequence ATGACAGAAAGGAGTAGAATAGAGTACCACGAGCAACAACTGAGCATTGCAACAGAGGttggcgacagggccggacaaggacgtgcctatggcaatctcggcaatgcttatgacagccttggccaattccaacaagcaatagagtacaaCAAGCAATGCCTGaccattgcaatagaagtcggcgacagggccggacaaggacgtgcctatggcaatctcggcaatgcttatgacagccttggccaattccaacaagcaatagagtaccacaagcaagacctgagcattgcaatagaagtcggcgacagggccggacaaggacgtgcctatggcaatctcggcaatgcttatcacagccttggccaattccaacaagcaatagagtacaaCAAGCAATGCCTCaccattgcaatagaagtcggcgacagggccggacaaggacgtgcctatggcaatctcggcaatgcttatcaccGCCTtagccaattccaacaagcaatagagtaccacaagcaacgCCTAgccattgcaatagaagtcggcgacagggccggacaaggaggtgcctatggcaatctcggcaatgcttatcacagccttggccaattccaacaagcaatagagtaccacaagcaagacctgagcattgcaatagaagtcggctacagggccggacaaggacgtgcctatggcaatctcggcaatgcttatcacagccttggccaattccaacaagcaatagagtaccacaagcaagacctgagcattgcaatagaagtcggcgacagggccggacaaggacgtgcctatggcaatctcggcaatgcttatcacagccttggccaattccaacaagcaatagagtaccacaagcaagacctaagcattgcaatagaagtcggcgacagggccggacaaggacgtgcctatggcagtctcggcaatgcttatcaaagccttggccaattccaacacgcaatagagtaccacaagcaatgCCTCaccattgcaatagaagtcggcgacagggccggacaaggaggtgcctatggcaatctcggcaatgcttatcacagccttggccaattccaacaagcaatagagtaccacaagcaacgCCTAgccattgcaatagaagtcggcgacagggccggacaaggaggtgcctatggcaatctcggcaatgcttatcacagcctttgccaattccaacaagcaatagagtaccacaagcaacgCCTAgccattgcaatagaagtcggcgacagggccggacaaggacgtgcctatggcaatctcggcaatgcttatgacagccttggccaattccaacaagcaatagagtaccacaagcaagacctgagcattgcaatagaaatcggcgacagggccggacaaggacgtgcctatggcaatctcggcaatgcttatcacagccttggccaattccaacaagcaatagagtaccacaagcaagacctgagcattgcaatagaagtcggcgacagggccggacaaggaggtgcctatggcaatctcggcaatgcttatcacagccttggccaattccaacaagcaatagagtaccacaagcaagacctgagcattgcaatagaagtcggcgacagggccggacaaggacgtgcctatggcaatctcggcaatgcttatcacagccttggccaattccaacaagcaatagagtaccacaagcaacgCCTAgccattgcaatagaagtcggcgacagggccggacaaggaggtgcctatggcaatctcggcaatgcttatcacagccttggccaattccaacaagcaatagagtaccacaagcaacgCCTAgccattgcaatagaagtcggcgacagggccggacagGGAGGTGCCTATAGCAATCTCGGTAATGCTTATCAcagccttggccaattccaacaagcaatagagtatcACAAGCAAGACCTGaccattgcaatagaagtcggcgacagggccggacaaggacgtgcctatggcaatctcggcaatgcttatcacagccttggccaattccaacaagcaatagagtaccacaagcaagacctgagcattgcaatagaagtcggcgacagggccggacaaggaggtgcctatggcaatctcggcaatgcttatcacagccttggccaattccaacaagcaatagagtaccacaagcaagacctgagcattgcaatagaagtcggcgacagggccggacaaggaggtgcctatggcaatctcggcaatgcttatcacagccttggccaattccaacaagcaatagagtaccacaagcaagacctaagcattgcaatagaagtcggcgacagggccggacaaggaggtgcctatggcaatctcggcaatgcttatcacagccttggccaattccaacaagcaatagagtaccacaagcaatgCCTCaccattgcaatagaagtcggcgacagggccggacaaggacgtgcctatggcaatctcggcaatgcttatcacagccttggccaattccaacaagcaataaaGTACCACAAGGAAGACCTGAGCAtcgcaatagaagtcggcgacagggccggacaaggacgtgcctatggcaatctcggcaatgcttatcacagccttggccaattccaacaagcaatagagtaccacaagcaagacctgagcattgcaatagaagtcggctacagggccggacaaggacgtgcctatggcaatctcggcaatgcttatcacagccttggccaattccaacaagcaatagagtaccacaagcaagacctgagcattgcaatagaagtcggcgacagggccggacaaggacgtgcctatggcaatctcggcaatgcttatcacagccttggccaattccaacaagcaatagagtaccacaagcaacgCCTAgccattgcaatagaagtcggcgacagggccggacagGGAGGTGCCTATAGCAATCTCGGTAATGCTTATCAcagccttggccaattccaacaagcaatagagtatcACAAGCAAGACCTGaccattgcaatagaagtcggcgacagggccggacaaggacgtgcctatggcaatctcggcaatgcttatcacagccttggccaattccaacaagcaatagagtaccacaagcaagacctgagcattgcaatagaagtcggcgacagggccggacaaggaggtgcctatggcaatctcggcaatgcttatcacagccttggccaattccaacaagcaatagagtaccacaagcaagacctgagcattgcaatagaagtcggcgacagggccggacaaggaggtgcctatggcaatctcggcaatgcttatcacagccttggccaattccaacaagcaatagagtaccacaagcaagacctaagcattgcaatagaagtcggcgacagggccggacaaggaggtgcctatggcaatctcggcaatgcttatcacagccttggccaattccaacaagcaatagagtaccacaagcaatgCCTCaccattgcaatagaagtcggcgacagggccggacaaggacgtgcctatggcaatctcggcaatgcttatcacagccttggccaattccaacaagcaataaaGTACCACAAGGAAGACCTGAGCAtcgcaatagaagtcggcgacagggccggacaaggacgtgcctatggcaatctcggcaatgcttatcacagccttggccaattccaacaagcaatagagtaccacaagcaagacctgagcattgcaatagaagtcggctacagggccggacaaggacgtgcctatggcaatctcggcaatgcttatcacagccttggccaattccaacaagcaatagagtaccacaagcaagacctgagcattgcaatagaagtcggcgacagggccggacaaggacgtgcctatggcaatctcggcaatgcttatcacagccttggccaattccaacaagcaatagagtaccacaagcaacgCCTAgccattgcaatagaagtcggcgacagggccggacaaggaggtgcctatggcaatctcggcaatgcttatcacagccttggccaattccaacaagcaatagagtaccacaagcaacgCCTAgccattgcaatagaagtcggcgacagggccggacaaggacgtgcctatgcCAATCTCGGCAATGGTTATTTAAATCTCCAGGACTTCCTACAATCAATGAAGCACCACAAGAAAAGCCTTAGCATTagaatagaagtcggcgacaggaaTGGAGAAGGAACGGTCTATCGCCTTCTCGGCTCAGATTATGAATCCCTTTGCGACTTCGAAGGAGCAATAGAGCATTATAAGCAAAGCCTAAGCATTGCTAAGGAAGTGGGTAACAGGTGTGGAGAGGGATATACCTATGCCTCTCTCGGCCGTGCTTATAGGTCCCTTAaacaattccaacaagcaatcgAGTACCACAAGCAACAGCTCAAAATTGCTAAGGAAGTGGCTGACATGTTCCTAGAAGGAATGGCCTATGAATACTTGGGTAAAACTCTTATGTTGTCAGGTTCTCTGGATGAGGCTGTAGTTCATTTCAAATTCAGCGTAAAAACGCTTGATACTATTAGGGAAAGTTTCATTTCGGAAGATGCATGTAAAATAAGTTTTCGTAAGCATTTCATATCTAGCTATCGTTATTTATGTCAAGTTCTTATAGGGCTTCAAAAGACGGATGAGGCTTTGTACGCGGCCGAACGGGGACGAGCAGGGGCTTTGCTAGAtgccttgaaaataaattaCGGCTTTACATCCCTTTCGCCCATTTCAAATGAAACTGAGGAAGATTTCACATACATTTCAAGGAACATATCTGTTTTGACAATGTTTATTGCATTGGACGAAGAAACAATAAGCTTGTGGGTACTGGGAAAGAAAACCAACGCTATTTTTAGGCAAGCAGTACTAAAAAGTGGAGGTGCACACGAAGATCCCTTTGATGCACTTTTGAATAATTCTTTGAATAAAATTGGGACTGGCAGAGATGTTAGATGCGAGAATCGGTCACTTGATGTTTTAAGCGATAAGTCAACTTCCAGTACTCGTGGTGATGATAAAACATCGATTCCGTCGCACGAGAATAACGACTGGTTACAGCCATTGCATGATATAGTTTTTGGTCCCATTGAAGACTTACTTGATGGTGATGAACTGGTCGTAGTCCCTGATGGTGCTTTGTGTTTAGCTCCTTGGACAGCCCTAAGTGAAACTTTAAGGATCCGTATTATTCCCTCACTGACAAGTCTGAAAGTAATAAGAGATTCTTCAAGTGAATACCACAGTAAAACTGGCGCCCTGCTTGTTGGAGATCCATGTTTGAGGAAAGTTACAAATAAAAGGGATAAACCCATTTATGATCAGCTGAAGTTCGCAAAAAAAGAAGTGGAGATGATTGGAAAACTTCTTAACAGCCACCCACTCACGGGGGAAGCTGCAACCAAAGAAGAGGTGCTTCGGAGAATAGATTCAGTTGCTTTGATTCACATTGCAGCACACGGAGGACAGGAAACTGGTGAAATTGCATTGGCTCCCAACCCCGAGTGGCAATCCAAGACTCTTATCCCTACGAAAGAGGACTACATGTTAAAAATGTCTGATTTACAAGCCATTAAGCTGAGAGCGAGGCTAGTGGTTCTTAGTTGTTGCCATAGTGGTCAAGGAGAGGTCTCGTCTGAGGGTGTGGTCGGTATGGCAAGGGCTTTCTTGTTtgctggtgctcgttctgtGCTGGCGTCACTCTGGGCAATTGATGATGAAGCCACAATGGTGTTTATGGAATGTTTCTACCAACACCTGAGAGTTGGAGAAAGTGTCAGTACTGCTCTGCAGAAGGCCATGAAACGCCTTCGAGATTCGGACGACTTTTCCTCCCCAAAGTACTGGGCTCCATTTGTGCTGATTGGCGATGACGTCACgattgaatttgatgtaaaccGTTGA